One Chitinivibrionales bacterium genomic window carries:
- the ftsY gene encoding signal recognition particle-docking protein FtsY: protein MNVFGKLKEGLNKTRSQIATIVGKAVFDDSFYDTIEEALISADIGMDLSLEIIDEMKDAIARQGITDAKEAYDLMKKIIADSLHVVQFPDEFPPKPWTVLVVGVNGVGKTTTIGKLCHEYTREGKDVVLGAADTFRAGAVEQLRIWAQRNNAGFVSQDIGADPASVAFDALEAAQSRGSDVLLLDTAGRLHTKANLMNELQKIVRVLRRKAAHVPNEILLVIDATTGQNALRQARVFNDALGLTGLIITKLDGTAKGGIAVALTKELNIPIRKIGVGEGIEDLQDFDPQAYVDAMFGDIK, encoded by the coding sequence ATGAATGTTTTTGGAAAGCTGAAAGAAGGACTCAATAAGACACGTTCCCAGATTGCTACAATCGTAGGAAAGGCTGTCTTTGACGATTCATTTTACGATACCATTGAAGAGGCTTTGATCAGTGCTGATATCGGGATGGATTTGAGTCTGGAGATTATCGATGAAATGAAAGATGCTATTGCGCGACAGGGGATCACCGATGCTAAAGAGGCCTATGATCTCATGAAAAAGATCATCGCCGATAGTCTTCATGTGGTTCAATTCCCCGATGAGTTTCCTCCCAAGCCGTGGACTGTTCTTGTTGTTGGCGTAAACGGCGTAGGTAAAACCACGACGATCGGCAAGCTCTGTCATGAGTATACCCGTGAGGGAAAAGATGTTGTATTGGGTGCCGCCGATACCTTTCGCGCGGGCGCTGTGGAACAGCTGAGAATCTGGGCTCAGCGCAATAACGCCGGTTTTGTTTCTCAGGACATAGGCGCAGATCCGGCATCGGTGGCATTCGATGCACTGGAAGCCGCGCAATCGCGGGGGAGTGATGTTCTTCTCCTGGATACCGCCGGCCGCCTTCATACAAAAGCCAACCTGATGAATGAACTTCAGAAAATAGTCCGGGTACTTCGCCGGAAAGCGGCCCATGTACCCAATGAAATTCTTCTGGTTATCGATGCCACCACCGGACAGAATGCACTCCGTCAGGCCCGGGTTTTCAATGACGCCCTGGGACTCACCGGACTAATTATTACCAAGCTCGATGGTACGGCAAAGGGCGGTATTGCCGTTGCCTTAACAAAAGAGCTCAATATACCGATCCGGAAAATCGGCGTAGGGGAGGGGATAGAAGATCTTCAGGATTTCGACCCCCAGGCCTAT